Sequence from the Pseudopipra pipra isolate bDixPip1 chromosome 16, bDixPip1.hap1, whole genome shotgun sequence genome:
TCTGTGTGGAGAATCACagggtgggattcttggggcaGGACAAGGAATTAgactttgatgatcctgatgggtcccttccaactcaggatattctctgAGGTAACGGCCTGAGACTTGCTCTTGCCCAGCCCCACCACTGCTGAGGAGAGAGGGGGGGGAGTACAggatttatttctgttctgtgacAGTGTCACCACCTCACTCCCTTGGAACAGCCATAATTCCCACAGGCTGAGGAGCCCTTTGGTGTCACTTGTTTTGCCTTGTCACTTGCCTGTCTCTAGTGGTGGTGATCTCTTGCCTTTCAGTCCACGTTTTTGAGTTTAATGACCTCAACCGCCAGCGAAGCTGCGTCGTACGAGTTCACCACACTGACCTGTATCCCAGGAGTCATAGAGGTAAGTGGGATTCTCCTCCCTTTGGCATAGTAGTGTTTGGAAAACCAGGTATGTGAACGTGTGTTTGCACCAGTTCTATGTGTGCCACTAAGGAGCAGAGACATCCAAAGGTCTGTGCTGAATTTCACTTTAAGCTTTGGGAGATCTTGAGTGCTTGGGGTTTCAGGGCTTCTGCAGCCTGCAGTGCTGACTTAGCTCTTCCCTAAACTCCATAACTCTTCAGGATTGACTGCCTGATCAAGATTTGTGTGCTGCTGTTTGACTGACCAGAGCAATACAACAGCGCTCAACTGAAGTTTGTATAACTGCTGTCGGTGCCAGTGACCAGATGGCTGCAAACCTTgacagatttgtttttaatgaaacttTAAAAGAGGCAATCTGTACTGTGGtcaattctgaaacaaaatgcaGCTCCTCCTGTCCTTGAGGAGTTTTGTTAGTAGTGGCCTAAGCATCCATCAGTAAAGCAAATAATAAAGGATATCAAACTGAAAAGTGTCCAAGAGTAGCGAGGAAATCTGGGTCAGGATGGAAAGGGGAGTTAAATAATGAAAGTAGCTGTATTGGTGTGCAAAGGGACATAAATAGTGTAACATCCAAGCACAGCTGTGAGCTGAAAGCCAGTGCCCTGCAGATCTGAGGAAtgggaacctcctgtgtttctcCTGGTATTGTAAGACCTGCAACACACCTGAATAGTTCTGAACCATCACAGTAGGAGATGTGGCACTTGCTCATTACTGACTTTTCTCATTAGACCAAGAAAGTAAgggctgtttttcctttcctttcctcttcacCAGCTCAGGATAACATGACTGCAATGCTCTTTTCCTGGTGCTTTGTCCATCTGCAGTCACGGGAGGCTTTAGGGGATCAGAACCTCACATACAGCTGTGTGCACTGAGCACAGCTGGGATAGTGGAGCAATGCTCTGGAAGTTGCCTCAGAACAGAGATATCAGCTTTGTGCAGAgttcccctgctctgccagctccatCCAGTTCCACTCTCTACAGGATTCGGACCCCAGCATGTGCTTGGGGCTTTCAAGGCAGCTCAGGTGCCCTGCAAAAAACTTTCAACTTCCCatccttctgtttccttttcagtACAAAGGAGCCAATATTCAGCTGCTGGATCTGCCTGGAATCATTGAAGGAGCAGCACAAGGTTAGCCCATCTCTGTGTTCATGGAAAGGAGGGCTTTGCCCTCAGCAGTGCCCCTGGGTGTCTCAGGCATTCGCAGATTTCCTGGGCCAAGAGTTCCCACATTGGCTTTCCAAATCTTAGAGTCCTTGATCCTACGTGAGGCACAATTCCTATCCCTGAGCTGACATAAGGGTCTATATGTAGCAGAAGGAGGTGGGAGCCAAAAGCCAGCCAGTCACTTCTCACCTCCTTGCCTGGGTGTTATCTGGCTCATCTGTTTTCCAGTACTGAGGAAATCTAAAGAAAGATGCTGGAGAGGTGGAGGGGGGAATTGCAGCTAAACAGTAACCTCATTTGACTAATTCCCTGAATTCTTGCCAGTCCTCCCATGACTCCTGATTCTGGGAAGAGATATTGACTTTGTCTCTCTGCATTGTCATTGTCCTGATTGCCTGGGCACGTCTGAAGACAGCTTAGGAAATCATAGagtcatggaatatcctgagttgggagggacccacgaggaccatccagtccagctcctggccctgcacaggacaccccaacaatcccaccctgtccctgagagcattgtccaaacactcctggagctctggcagccttggggctgtgcccactgccgtggggagcctggtcagtgcccaaccagcctctgggggaagaaccttttcctgagatccaacctaaacctgccctgacacagggGGAGCTGTTCTCTCGAGTCTggtcactggtcaccagagagaagagatcagtgccagAAGATGCCTTAGGAAACTTTAGAAGATCTCCTAATGGTTTCTTTTTGAAGGAGCATGGCCTGGTTAATAAgatctctttcctttttaaccAGAAAGTGTAACCCCTCTGCACAGGTGTCCCAGGCCCATGCCCCTGTTGTGGGtgagctctgtgctgcctgggccAGGGCCCCCAGCAATTGACTGCAgacagggcagccctgcaggaccCTTTTCATTGCTTCCAAGCTGCTGCACAGGGCAGGAGTCCCCATCTGTCATGGAACTCATGGCTGTTTCCTCTTGCTGATGCACATCCACCTGCTGTttccccagggaagggcagaggtCGGCAGGTGATTGCTGTTGCCAGGACAGCAGATGTTGTTATCATGATGCTGGATGCCACCAAGGGGGAGGTGCAGAGGTGAGTGTGTGCTGGGCAAGGGGGGTGGGCTTAGGGCTTCCCATGTGCCCAGGAAATGTGCCACAGCTCCCTGAGGGGTTGTAGAGAGCACTTGGGGAATGAGTGCTTAAGCTATTAGATATGAGATGGAGGTTGTACTCTATGAGAAGCATCATAGCTGACTGGCTTAGGTTCTCAGCTGAAGGATCATTCCCACAGGATGGCTGTCAGAGTTGGGAATATCAACCAGGATCTCCACCACAGGCTCTGGCCTGCATTAGGTGGGTTTTAGGTTGTAGTGAAAACTTTTGGCAGGGCTGTCTCAACACAGAAGTGAAAGAGGAAAGGTCTGGGTGTCACCTGGCCACGCTCAGCCTCACAGGTACTGACATgcagtgtccctgcagggccctgctgGAGAAAGAACTGGAATCTGTAGGAATCCGGctgaacaaaagcaaaccaaatATCTACTTCAAGGTGAGACTTCTTGAGCTCCTGCAGGTGTCTGGCTGCCTGCTCAAAGGCCAGCTCACTGTGTGCTGCCCCTCATGTTGCACAGGCTGAGGGGGGCTGATGATTTTGCAGAATATTCTCATGTTGCTTCATTGCCTCCTGTAGCCCAAGAAGGGTGGAGGCATCTCCTTCAACTCCACTGTCACGTTGACTCAGTGCTCCGAGAAGCTGGTGCAGCTCATCCTCCATGAATACAGTATCCTTTCCTGAAGCAGGAGACCCTTCAGCCATCAGCAGGTCACGATTCCAATGGTTCCTGCTGTGGGATAGCCTTGGTATCACTTTGGTGCTGGTTCTCCCgagggagctcagcctggggcTCGCAGTGGTTGCAGAATTGTGTTGGGATTTGGGCCTTGACAATGTTCACCTCAGAAATCTTCAATGCTGAGGTCCTGTTCAGAGAGGATTGTTCCCCTGATGAGTTCATTGATGTGATTGTAGGCAACAGGGTCTACATGCCTTGCCTCTATGTGAGTATTCTGGGCTTCTGTTACATCCAGCATCTCCTTTCTCTGCCAGAAGAAACATTGgatcttcacagaatcatagcatggtttgggttggaagggaccttaaagctcatcttgttccacccccctgccatgggtagggacacctttcactatcccaggttgctccaagccccgtccaacctggccttggacacttccagggatggggcagccacagcttttctggtcaacctgtgccagggcctccccaccctcacagggaagaatttcttcctattatTCCATCTGACCCTGCCCTCTCAGTGTAAAGCCATTCCCCTGggtcctatcactccatgcccttgttCCTGGCTCCTAAAACAATAACAATTTGAGGTTTAAGAGGTGGAAAATGGCTCAACGGGGAGTTTTTTTATAAGCTTTGGATATGCAGCCGTACTGTGTGTGTTCCTTGGGCCCTCTTGTGGCTGatgctgccctggagcagcGGAGCTGCCAGTCCTGGTGCTGGGAGTTTGATCCCACGTGTGGAACTTCCAattcccctgctgccagctccGTGCTTGGCTTTCCACTGCTGGTCCCTTGTGTGCCAGAGTTCCCTTAACGGCTCTGTTTGTAGCCACTGGGTCTGTATGAAATAAAAACCACGGGAGAATATGTTCCAAGTCATCCCAAAGGGAGAATTTTAAAAGGCCAAAAATCATATTCAGGCTTCTGAATTTTAACTGTTGGTTTTACTGAGAGCCTTGGCTTATCCTCTGATAGGATCTGCATTTCTGTTTCAGGTGCTGGAACTACCTTGTTATACCTACATGTGCATGTGTTATAGTGTTGCTGAACTGCCTTCCTAAGGGCTGTgttgttttccctttggtttaGGTTTATAACAAGATTGACCAGATATCCATGGAGGAAGTGGATCGTCTTGCTCGGAGGCCCCACAGTGTTGTCATCAGGTAGGAGCTGTCACACTGCCTTTTGTGCTGGTCTCATGGTGTGCTGGGTCATTTCACACCCCTTCCTCCAGCTTCTCCCAGAAAGTGgcttctcccagggctgctggggtgaGAAGCAGTGTTGCTGTGCAGATTTTTCCAGACTTTCTTCCCCTGGAGAGGCAGGCAGCTTGGCTTCTCCATGCTGTCTCCAGTCTAGCTTGTTTCTTTAGAAGTGCTGATATTTCTGATGGAGCTTTTCTGCTTCAAAGCTGCTCACCCTTCTGGAAGCCtgttttatttcatagaatcatggaatggtttgggttaaagcccatcctgtcccaccccctgccatgggcagggacaccttccactatcccaggttgccccaagccccgtccagcctggccttggacacttccagggatggggcagccacagcttctctgggcaacctgtgccagggctctccaccctcacagtaaggaatttcttcctagtatctacTCTAACcttgccctccttcagcttaaggccatttcaccttgtgtttttcctttcctggccTCATTAAAGACTCTTCCCTCATTCCCCAGCACTTTGATAAGACAGTTCACCTTGTTCTCCTGGATTTCTAAATCACAACAGATGTTCCTGGTGTTTTGCAGCTGTGGCATGAAACTGAACCTGGATTACTTGCTGGAAAAGCTCTGGGAATACCTGGCACTTACCTGCATCTATACCAAGAAACGAGGACGTAAGTGACCATGAGCTGAACAGAAAGTTTGAAAAGCACAAAGGCTGCTACTCATCAAAGAAAGACAGGCTGCCAGCAGGGCTTGTGCCTTGGAAATGCTGGAATTATGCTCTCCCTCACCAGCTTTCAGCTCTTGAGAAGAGCTTTCTGCTCCATCTAATCCTGCCATGTGTGGATCCCCCTACAGCCCTCCTATTCTGTCTTACAAGAGCTGAATTTTAATAAGTCTTTGCATGATGATACAAGGAAATAAAGTGTGCAAGTTCACAGCTTTCTTCCTTGTTATGCACGCTGTGATGAACAGTTCAGCCCATCACAACCCAGAAGTTTCCTGTTCCTACTGCAAGTAGTTTGATGATTCCCATGCCCTTGGCAGTGCCTTTGATCCTCCTTTTGCTTTATAACCTCCTTATAGCTTCTCCCACTGATAAAGGCCCATCTATAACCTGTTCCAGGTTGACTGTGAACAGCTGAACTTGGGTGGATAT
This genomic interval carries:
- the DRG2 gene encoding developmentally-regulated GTP-binding protein 2, which encodes MGILEKISEIEKEIARTQKNKATEYHLGLLKAKLAKYRAQLLEPSKSPAAKGEGFDVMKSGDARVALIGFPSVGKSTFLSLMTSTASEAASYEFTTLTCIPGVIEYKGANIQLLDLPGIIEGAAQGKGRGRQVIAVARTADVVIMMLDATKGEVQRALLEKELESVGIRLNKSKPNIYFKPKKGGGISFNSTVTLTQCSEKLVQLILHEYKIFNAEVLFREDCSPDEFIDVIVGNRVYMPCLYVYNKIDQISMEEVDRLARRPHSVVISCGMKLNLDYLLEKLWEYLALTCIYTKKRGQRPDFTDAIILRKGASVEHVCHRIHRSLASQFKYALVWGTSTKYSPQRVGLTHMMEHEDVIQIVKK